From the genome of Treponema denticola:
TTGCCAAACAAAGTCTGAAAAGAAGATGCACCCTCAAAATTAATCAAAAAGGTAGTATTATGATTTATAAAAGAAGCCTTGAAAGTTTCAAGGCTTCTTTGTATTTTAAGCAGCTCAAGCCTAGCCGAAAAAGCCTCCCGACATCATTTTAGCTTGTAGTCCCTTGTTTTTTGACACCTTCCTCATCATTTGACGGGTCTTTTCAAATTGCTTTAAAAGCTTGTTTACATCGCCTACAGAGGTTCCTGAGCCCTTTGCAATGCGTTTACGGCGGGGCGGCCCGATAATGCGGAAATTATCCCTTTCTTTTAATGTCATCGACTGAATTATGGCCTTTTGGCGTTTTAAAAGCGAGAGGTCCAGCTTATCCTTGTCTATTTGGCCTGAAAGCCCGGGAATCATATCAAGCATGGATTCCAATGGCCCCATCTTTTCGGCCTGCTCCAACTGCATGAGCATATCGGCAAGGCTGAAACTTTCGCTTTGCATCTTTTTTTGGAGCTTTTCCGCCTCTTCTTCATCATAAAGAGCTTGGGCTTTTTCGACAAGAGAAACAATGTCGCCCATGCCCAAGATACGGCTTGCAATGCGGTCGGGATAAAAGGGTTCAAGGTCTTCAAGCTTTTCGCCTGTTCCTATGTAAAAAATCGGCTTACCTGTTATGGTTTTTAAGGAAAGGGCGGCACCGCCTCGGGTGTCGGAATCGAATTTTGTAAGAATTAAGCCTGAAAGCCCTACCTGCTCATCAAATTCCTTTGCAACATCAACGGCGCTTTGACCGGTCATAGAGTCGGCAACAAGGATGGTTTCCATAGGTTTTACGGCAGATTTAATATTGACGATTTCCTTCATCATGTCTTCATCAATTTGGAGACGTCCTGCCGTATCGACTATGACCGTATCATAAAAGTTCTTTTTGGCAAAGGCCAGAGCATTTTTTGCGACCTTTACCGCATCCTTCGTTTCTTCTTTGTAAACGGGCACGCTGATGTTTCCGCCCAAAACGGAAAGCTGCTCTATGGCGGCAGGGCGGACAAGGTCGCAGGCAACCAGCAAGGGCTTTTTTCCCTCATTTTTAAGCTTTAAGGCCAATTTTGCGGCACTGGTAGTCTTTCCCGAGCCTTGGAGACCTAAAAAGAGGATTACCGATTGGGTGTCAGGCCCCCTTAGATCGAGGGCTTTTTTTTCGTCCCCTAAAAAGGAGGTCATCTTATCGTATACAATCTTTGTAAACTGCTGCCCGGGATCGACGGATTTTAGAACCCTTTCTCCCTTGGCTTCTTCGGCTGTAGCATTTATAAAACGGCGTACAACACGCAAGTTTACGTCGGCATCCAAAAGAGCCGTCTTAATTTCTTCAATTGTGTCTTCAATATTTTTTTCGGTAATTTTGGACTTGCCGCTCAATGAGCGCATTATCCCGCTGAATTTTTCGGTAATATTTTCGAGCATTACTTTGTATCTCCCTTTAGTAAGTTTTCTATTAAGTCAAGAGGTTTTAATTCTTTGTTTAAGATTTTATAAAGCCCCGAACATATGGGCAGCTTTAAATTTCTTTTTTCTGCAAGAATATTTAAATATTTACAGGCAACTACACCTTCGGGTAAATAGCCTATTTTATCGATATTTTTAATAAGATCATCCACATTTTCAAATGAAAGAAGAATCTTCTTTGTAATGATTTCATTACCGAAACGGCGGTTTCTGCCGTATTTACTTCGGCAAGTTACATCCAAGTCCCCTACTCCGGAAATCGATGTAAAGGTTTCAGGATGAGTTGCACCCATGGCGCGGCCTATTATCTGAATCTCGTTTAAGCCGGCAGCCAAAAGGAGGGATTCGGTATTGTCTCCAAAAATATCGGAGGTTACGGTTAAAGCGTCTAAAACACCGAAGGCTACGGCTACAACGTTTTTAGCGGCTGCACATACCTGTACCCCTATTATATCCAAGCTGGAATAAACAAGCAAATTCCTCGATTTTAATATTTCGCGGCACCGGATAGAGCACATCGGATTTTGAGAAGCGGCTATAAGACCTGTCAGCTTACCTTCGGCTACCTCCTCCCCATGGCTCGGCCCTGCTACATAAACCAAGTGATTTTTATAAAAGTCAGGAAGCATTTCCTCCAAAACATCTATTATAAACTTAGGTTCTCCGTTTTCATCTGGAATAAAGCCCTTAGTCAGTACCGCTATTGTAGGATAGGGCATTGCCCCATCGTCATGGCTAAAAGGAGCGAATTTCAGAAGCTCTTCAACAGTAGAAGTTAAATAAAGCGAAGGGCTTGCCAAAAAAATAAAGGCAGCATCTTTGCATACCGCTTCCATGTCCGTAGATGCAGAAACGGTTTTAGGCAATTTATGGTTAGGCAAATATTTTTCGTTTATATGGTCCGTATTTATCGAATCGGCAACACCGGCAGTGTGGCTCCAAAGCACAACCCTGTGTCCGTTTTTTCCAAGCGAACAGGCTACAGCCGTTCCCCAAGAACCGGCTCCGATAACGGCAATCTTATCGTTCACAAATTTCCCCCATTTGTTAAGTTCCCTGTTTATACAGTCTATCATTTTTTATTAAAAGTTTCAATAAACGTAAATTTAAAAAACAAGTATCTTTTCCGTTCTTTACAATTTGCAAATACTATGATATATTGAGCTTATGCGTAATAAATCAAAATTAGCCGGACTTTTACTTATTTTTTTAACTTTATTTGCCTTTTCATGCAAAAAAAATGAAACCTATGATGTATCGGTAGAAGATATATCTTTAGCTGAGGTTTTAGTAAAATCAAAAATTGTTATAGGAGTAAGTGCATATAACCCACCTATGAGCTTCTACAATAGCAAAAAAGAATTAGACGGCTTTGATATTGATGTTTTTAAAGAAATTGCAGATGTAATGAATATTGAGGCGGAATTTCAGACCGTAAACACCGGTGAAGTACTTCAGTTGATAACTAACGGCGATATAGATTGCATAGCATCAGGCTTTTCATATTCGGATGAAAGAACTAAATATTATGAAATGACTCAGCCCTACCTGCGCAATGCTGTAGTCCTTGTAACTCTAAAACAAAAAGAACTAAAAAATCTGGAAGATTTGAAGGGAAAAAAAATAGGAGGTCAAAAAGGCAGCCTAGGCATTTCTGTAATCAAAAATAATCCTGAACTGACGGCTAAAATTGCTTATGTTAGAGATACATATAATAATATCACGGAAGTTTTAGGCGACTTAAAAAATCTTGGGATTGATGCCGGCGTAGCCGATCTTTCGGCAATTATTGAATATTTAGCAAATGAGCCGGATGTATATAAAATATTCGGAGACGCCTTAGCTATGGACTATTATGTATATGCCTTTAAAAAAGGGAGTCTAGCCTTAAAAAACGAAGTGGAAAAAAATCTCTTAAAACTTGAACAACAAGGGACGCTTGAAAAAATTTCACGAAAATGGTTTGGAGCCGATAGGATAATTTTAGGAAAATAAAAAGGAATTATGGCTTTATGAAGAAAAATTTAAACTATGCTAAACTTGTCTTTATACTTCTTTTAACAGTATTGGAGCTTTCTGCATGCAGGCCTAAGGCTGTGCGTGTAAGAAAAAAAGAAAACGATATTTCTCTAGCAAAGGTCTTTGTAAAAAAGGAATTGATAATAGGGGTTAGAGACGATTATCCGCCTCTTTCCTTTCTAAACCTTTTTACAGCATCAGTTGAAGGCTATGATATTGAACTGGCTCAAGAACTATGCAGACGGCTAAAGGTTAAACCTGTTTTTAAGGTCATAAAATGGTCTCGAAGAAAAGAGCTTCTTAACAATGGAGATATTGATTGTATATGGGGAGCCTTTGGCTATAGCAAGGAAAGAGCAGAAGCCTATAGCCTTACAGCACCATATATAAGAGCGGCTATTATTTTCGTAGTAAAGGATGATTCACCTTATTATTCGATCCAAGACATAAAAGAAAAAAAAATAGGAGTTCTTTCTGCATCCTTTATGCAATCAAGCCTTAAAAAAGCCGAATTTACCTACGGAGTATTTAAAAATACTGTTGTATATCAAAAGGCAATAGATGCTGTTGCAGCCCTTGATAAAGGTGAGGTAGACTGCGTAGTTCACGATCTATTAGCTATAAACAGCCTTATGAAGTCGAGGAAAGAGCGCTATAGGGTGATTAATGAAGCTATAGCCTCAAAAGATTATATTATAGCCTTTAGAAAAGGAGACATTGCCCTGATGAAAGCAGTCGAATCTACTTTAGAAGAGATGGCTAAAAGCGATTTTTTAGAAAAAACAAGCAAAAAATGGTTTGATGCAAATATATCCATTGTAGGCCGCTAAACCTATAAAAAGAACCTTATTTTGTATAAACTGAAACTATCTCGCAAATGTAAATATAATGGAAATCTTTTTTTGGATATGAATCTATAATAATCTGCGGATCAACAAATAAATCCATATCAAATTTGCTTCGGTAGAGTTTTCGGCATACCAGAACGGTCTTAGCCTGTTCAAAAGATATAGCACCATCTTCAAGCATTATAGGCTTTAAGCCGGTTTCGCTTGCCTTATCTACATTACGGCCGGAAGCCGAACCGCAAAAAGCCAGCACATCTCTAGCCCACGAATCATTTTCTTCAAAAAAAGAAAGAGTTATATAATCTTCTTTATCGGCAAATTCGGAAGTATATCTGGTCGGCCTTATATAAACTGTAGCTGTAAGTTTATTCCACAAAAAGCCTATAGATCCCCAGCCGGCAGTCATCGTATTCCACTTACCTTTTTCCGTTCCGCATCCTGCAGTTACTAAAAAACCCTCATTATGAGAACCGGTAATCGATGAAACAGGTTTTATCAATTTATCCAGAATTTCGGCACTAGCCTTTTGCATTTTAAATTTTGACATAAATTACCTCCCAGTTTATTATATACGATAATCATTTTATGTGCAATAAGAAATTTTTCTTCTTTTCTATTTTTACATTTTATGATAGAATAGGTAAATGAAAAAGGTTTTGTGCATTTTATTTGCTGCCCTAATATTATCATGCCGATCGGCACAAATATCAAAGATAAAAATTGATCCGGCAAAAACGGACATTTATACATCTGAAAAAAACAAAGAAAGTTTTGCCGGCTTTCAAACGGAGGTAAGCTTTCCTCCGGAGGAAGAAAAATATGATCCTTCAATTTTACCGAACAACTTTATTCCTTTTAAGGCTTATACCGGACAGGGCTATCTTTACTTTCATACTGAAAATGTAAAAAAATTTCTTTTATATTTAAACGGGAAAAAAATAGATACAAAAAAAATCTGTAAAAATAAATATACTCAAATTTATATCGGAGATGAGGTAATAAACGGCACCAATAACTTACTCATTACAAATATTGAAGCCGAAAAAGATGATAAGGGCTTTTCGAAAACCTATACCTTATCGGTAAAAATTCCCTACCCTTCCATTATCAAAAAAGAAGAAAAATTAAATGATGTAAATTATAGGGCATTTCAAATAATAGATGACATCATGGAGGCTCAAACAGCAAACGGATTTCCCTCGATTCAGCTTGTAGTGGTAAAAAACGGAAGGATGATAAAAAACTCGGCCTACGGCTATATCAGCACCGTTGACGAGTTCGGAGAGCCCCTGATGCAAAAAAACCAAAAGCCTATCACAAAAGAAACTCTTTTTGATTTAGCCAGTAACACCAAAATGTATACGGTAAATTTCGCCTTACAAAAACTTATATCGGAAGAAAAGATTTCAATCTATGATAAGGTACAAGATTTTTTTCCTGATTTTAAGGACAAAAAAAAAGCTCTTTTTAAGGGAAAGAGTGAAATTACGGTTGAAGACTTATTAAAGCATCAGGCCGGTTTCCCGGCAGGGGCACAATATTATGTGAACAAAAAAATAACACAAAAAAAGAAAACCGATAAAAGACAAAATAAAGAAATTGTTTTAGAGCTGATTTGCAACACTCCCTTAATATATTCTCCGCGTACCGAGGTTTTATATTCAGATATAGATTATATGCTCTTAGGTTTGATTATAGAAAAAGTAACAGGCCTTCCCTTGGATCAGTATACGGAAGAAAATCTTTATAAGCCCTTAAATCTATCTTCGATTTGCTATGAACCATTAAAAAAAGGATTTACAAAAGAGGATATTACCACAACCGAAATACGGGCCGTCAAAAGAACAAAGGACGAAAAATTCAAAGACATAAAATACATGCCGGTTCACGGGACGGTACATGACCCTGAGGCTTACAATGCAATGGATCAGGTAAGCGGTCATGCAGGGCTTTTTGCAAATGCCGAAAGTATAGCAGTACTGGCTCAGGTCATGCTGAACGGAGGAGGATATGGAAATATCAAACTATTCGATTCGAGCGTTTTAAATTTATTTACCAGTCAGGGGAATTTTTTTTCGCAGGCAGGTTTAGGTTGGAGAAGGCAGGGACTCAATAACAGCTACGCTTGGGCTTTCTCACAGCTTGCAAGTGCAAACACAATAGGACACACAGGCTGGACGGGGACACTGACTCTAATCGATCCTAAAGAAGATTTAATAATCATAATCTTTACAAGCGCAAAAAACACTCCTGCCCTTTTCGGAAAAAACTTGCGCGGAAAATATGAGGGCGATTTTTATCTTGCAAAAAACTATGGAGCCGTTACAACGCTTATTTATTCCGCATTTAAAAACTATGATAATGCTATGCTGGACCAAATGCTTATAGAACTTGCGGTAGGCAGAAACGAACTTATAAATATGATTCCTGAAATTTATGACAACGAAGGTTCCCGCAAGGATTTGACAGCCATAATGGAAAGCATAAAAGAACAATCAAAGCAATCGGCAGTCCTAAAACAATTTTTAAAAAGTGAAAAAGCTATGGCCATACTTGCAGAAATTCAATCAAGGTACTCAAAGAAAAACTTGGCAAAAAAACAAACTGAAGGAACGGCAAAATGAAAAAGATGCTTTTTTTATTTTGGTTTTGCAGTCTTGCCCTCATGATTTTTGCAGAAAAAAAAGCAGGTAAGCCGGACAAGGCCGATTTTAAGATAGGCATTGAACGCGTAGACGAATTTTTTAATCTTTTTAAAGGAAAAAGAATAGGATTGATTACCAATCAAACAGGCATAGACTCTTTAGGAAGATCAAGCATCGAAATCTTATACGAAAAGACTAATCTTAAAGCTCTTTTTTCTCCGGAACACGGAATAAGGGGAAATGCGAGGGAGGGAGCCGGTATTTCCAACACGGTAGATAAAAAAACAGGCCTTACCGTTTACAGCCTTTACGGAAAAACAAAGCGGCCCACAAAAGAGATGCTGCAAGAAATAGATGTTTTATGCTTCGACATTCAGGATGTAGGGGCAAGGTTTTACACATATATTTACACAATGGCCTATGCAATGGAAGCATGCGCCCGTGACGGAAAAACCTTTGTTGTGTTTGACAGGCCCAATCCTATAAACGGCATAAACGTTGAGGGGAATATTTTGGAAGAGAAGTTTAAATCCTTTACGGGCTACTTTCCGATTGTCCAAAGGCACGGCATGACCGTGGGAGAATTAGCCTTAATGTTCAATAAAGAATTTAAGATAGGCTGTAACTTAAAAATAATCCCTATGCAGGGCTGGAAGCGTGAAGATTATTTTGAAGATCTTAATTTAATGTGGTTTCCGCCCTCGCCCAATATTCCTACAGCCGATACAGCCTTAGTTTATTCGGGCTTTTGTATCTTTGAAGGGGTAAACATTTCGGTAGGAAGAGGAACAACCATGCCCTTTAAATACATAGGAGCCCCCTATATAGATGCCGAGGCTTTAGCAGAAGCTCTAAATGCCCTCAAGCTTGAGGGAGTCTTTTTTAAGCCCGCCTATTTTACACCTGCCCTTTCGGTCTATAAGGATGAGATATGCGAGGGGGTTCAAATCATCGTCAGGGATAAAAACAAATTCTTGCCCGTAAAAGCTGCAATCGCGGTGATGTACACAATAAGGGAAATGTATCCCGATAAGTTTAAGATAAATAACTACCCTGCCGAACTCTGCGGCCTCAATTTATTAAGCGGAACAAACAAGCTAAGCTCGATGAGCCTTTCCTTAGATGAATACTTTAAATTTATCGAAAAAGACGAAAAGAAGTTTTTAAAGATGAGAGAAAAGTATTTGATATATTAAAAAGGACGGATGTCAATTAATTAATCGCTTCTACTTCTTCTTTGGAAAGACCCGATATTGTACAAATTTCGGCAATCGGGTAATTATGCATACGCATCAGCTTTGCCGTTTCGAGAGCTTTTTGGTATGCACCTTTATCAAGACCACGCTCAAGACCTTGCCGATAACCTTCGCTTATACATGATGCCCTGTCATGTTCATATTTCATACGGGAATCATATAGCCATTTATCTCTAGGACTCATTTCCATTATTTCTATCGTTGCATTGGCTTTTGCCATTATAGGGGATTCTTGTGCCAGCATATTACATACCTCCTCATCATCAATTAGGGGAGGAAAGACACTTTTTCGGATAAAAGATTTCTTTCCTCCCCTATAACCCCTCCTATCTTCAAAATAACCGCTTAGGGCTCTGCCCTAAGAACCCGTCTTATTTTGTAAATTTTTAGCATTACCTTTATTAAAGATATTACCATATAAATATCAATTTTTCAATAGTTTAAAAAAATGGTACGCTGGACAAACTCGCTGTTCCACCTGTTTTGAATTTCGATGTCGATAATCGTGTTATTCTTTAGGCGTAATTTTACGTCTAAGACTCCGGTTTTATCGCTTATCGAATCCTTATGAAACTCCTTATCCAAAAGTTCCAAGCCTGCGATTGTTTCAGGCGGAATATCCAATATACACTCCAAAAAATCCTGTAGTACATCCTTGTTTTCCTCCACTCCAAAAACTCGTTTAAAGGCATAGTCGTTGCGGAGGGTAATTTTAAATAGTTTTTTCATAATTAAGCCTCGTTAATAATTTTTTAAAGAAGAAAAACTTTTCCCCTTTCATAATTATTGTATGAAGAGTTTGCAATAAATAGTAAAATTTAAAAAAAGAATTACATTTTATTGATTATTTAACCGCAACGGACGCAAAGCGTTGAGCTTACACTCAACTTCGCAAAGGAATTTTTTAAAACTGCATCGATTACAAAAATCTTTTTATAATTTACTATTTTTTTCAAATAATAACTATAAATATAATAGGGAGGGGAAATGTTAAAAAATTAGGAGAACACAAATGATAAAAAAATTTGAAGATTTGACATTTACGGACGATTTTATGTTTTGTAAAGTTATGCAAAATCCGGATTTATGCAAAAGACTTATTGAAATGATATTATCCGATACAATAGGGAAAATTGCATATATTTCTGTACAGCATAATATTAAAAACTATGAACAGGCAAAGTCAGTGAGATTTGATGTTCTGGTACAAGCAGAAAACGGTAAATTTTACGATGTAGAAATGCAGGTAAGTAACGAGAAGAATATACCTAAAAGAATGAGATTTTACCAAGCAGCCATTGATATTTCATTCTTGGATAAGGGAAATTCTTATAACAATTTAAATGATTGTTTTATAATTTTTATCTGTACTTTTGATGCCATCGGTAAAAATAGGCCTATTTATACTTTTAAAAATATCTGTCTTGAAGATAAAAATATATCTTTACAAGATGGAACGAAAAAGGTTATAATAAACGCAGAAGCCTTTAAGGACACTGAAGACAAAGAATTAAAAGAATTTTTAAAATACCTCAAAACAGGTAAACCAAATAATGAATTTACAAGGAGGATAGAAAAAATGATACAAACAGTAAAACAAAATGAACAGGCAAGGCAAGAATACAGATTAATGTCAACTTTTGAAATGGATATTAAGGATAGGGTTAAGAGAGAAACAGCCAAACTTATGAAAAACAGAGGTTATCCCATTTCCGAGATTTTGTTAATGACCGGACTTCCCGAAGAAGAAATCGAAAAACTGTAGATTATACAGGCGGACATCCTGTCCTCTTTAGCAGCCAAAATTCCGCTTAGGGTCTCCCGCCCCTAAGAACTCGCATTGTTATCAAATTTTTAGTTTAATCTTTAGCTGAGATTGAAAACAGAGGGATTGCGGTAAGTCTAAAGACGGTTCTGCAGAACACTCTGCCTCTCGTCCGAGTGGAGGGTATACACTCGTTCGAGTGTTCGGATAATTCATACACATCATAAGATTTGCTATTTCAAGTTTGTTTTTGTATGAGCCATCGGAAAATCCTTGTTTCTATCCTCAGTCAATTACCTTCTTCCAAGTTTTTATAGTACTCATCTATTTCCTCCTGTTCGGCAAGGCGTGCCGAAATAATTCTGATTGCAGTTTTACGTTCGGTATAGATAACAGTCAACACCTTATTTACCATACCGATTGTTTTGTACCTATGCTCATCTATTGAAGAATGTTCTGCATCATACCGCCTATGTCCTTATCTATTATTATACCACAACTTCGGTAATTTTGTAAGGGTATTATTTAACCGCAGGGGGCGCAAAGGCCGCTGAGATTTTTTTTATAATTTACTATTTTTTTTAAATAATAACTATAAATATCTTTGCGTAGACAACCTTTAAATTTCGCCCAGAACCTTTGTTTCCTAACTCAACCAAAGAATTGACCAGAAACTTTGTAACAATGCGGGATTCCAAAGGGCTGCAAGTCCTTTGGCAGCGCGAGTACAACCAGCGGAGCTTCAAGGTAAAAAGGGATGGGGTCAAAGGGGAAGGTATAACCAACGAAGTTTCGAGGTATAAAACCACCGCTCTGACTTGAAAAACCCGTAAGGGAACGGGGGTTGTCCTTTCCTCTTTTAGAGGTTATAATAAATGCAGAAGGCTTTAAAAACACTAAAGATAAAGAATTAAAAGATTTTTTAGAATACCTTAAAACCGGCAAAGCAAAGAGTGAATTTACAAGGGGGATAGAAGAAATGATACAAACAGTAAAACAAAACGAACAAGCAAGGCAAGAATATAGGTTAATGTCGACTTTTGAAATGGACGCTATAGAAAAAGGGATTTACCGCAAAGCCATAGAAACAGCCAAACTTATGAAAAACAGAGGTTATCCCATTTCCGAGATTTTGTTAATGACCGGGCTTCCCGAATCTGAAATCGAAAAACTGTAAATTAGGGGAGGAAAGAAACTTTTTCGGATAAAAGATTTCTTTACCTCGAAACTCCGTTGGTTGTTACCCTCCCCTGGAGCCCGACGCGGCACCTTATAAGGTCCATACCGTTTTTTAGCAAAAAAAATTTTCGAGCCGCTAAAGCGGCTGACACAGTGCAGGTCATTCTTATTTTCAAAAATTTACTGCACCCAACAACACATTTTGCCTGTTCGGTTTCACCGCTTCGGGCGGCTTACGCTGCGCCCTCAGCTGCTCAACCTCTCCGGCAAAATGTGTGAACTTAGGGCCGGCAAGCCAAGCGGAAACCAAGATTGTAGTACCTGCCGTCAGGACTGTAGTAGTACCGTACGCCTACAGAGCAGAAGTCCGCGTCGTAGTACCAGCTGCCGCCGCGTAGAACACGGTAAGAGCCAGACGCGGCACCTTGAGGATCGGTAACAATACCGCCTTGCTCATAAGCAGCATCGTTTGCTGTAGGATTATTATTCCACCAATCAAAACACCATTCCCAGACATTCCCGCTCATATCGTGTAAACCAAGTGCATTCGCCCGCTTTTTTCCTACCGGATGGGTTTTATTGTCTGAATTAGCACGATACCATGCAACGGCTTTTGTCTCATCCGCATTATTCCAGTCAGCTTTAGCTCCGCTTGCACTGTTTAGTTTGGTCAGCCATACATCGCCGTACTTTTCAGCATTTGTTGTATCGCTTCCCTGCCAACGGGCCGCATATTCCCACTCGGCTTCGGTAGGAAGCCTAAAGCCTTTTTTACTCTTGTCAAAATATGCTGCATCGCAAGCCGTTCCATCCCTTGCATTCTTTAATACTGCCGGGTCGTTTGCACTCTTTCGGTATACACATTCATCTGCTGAACTGTTTATCATCTCCGTATACGCATTACACCATACTATACAGTCCCGCCAGCTTACCATTGTTACAGGATGATTTTTGTTTGCTGTAGGAGGCTTGCCTATGTTTGCATAATTAGGATAACCACCTCCGCCGCCTGTGCCGTCCCAACCTTCAAGCCCTTTGTTTGCAAAGGTGTAGCCCTGACTTTCTGCCCACATACGCACTTGATACCATAACTCGTATGTTACCTCTGTCTTGCCTAGCTTGTAGGGGCTTAATTTTACCTTACGGCCGTCAATAAATACGCCTTTCCACCGAGGTCCATTTTCGGGTAAGGCGTAGTCAGGGGCAACGCCTTCAATACCGTTTGCAGGAGGGGTTATTTTTACAAAGCCGTCGCCTGTGTCTTCAAAAGAGCCTACATCGGGCGGCGTGTTCTCAAAGCTCACCTTCACGTCAACCGCTTTTGTTACGGTATGGGTATAGGAATTCTCCGCGTTGCTTATAACGGTGCCGTCTACTTTCCACTCTTTTACCTCATAGCCTGCATCCGGCTCTGCGGTAAAGACAACAGACTTGCCCTTTTCGACTTCATTGCCCGAATTGATTTCGCTGCCGTCAACTGTAGCTTTAAGCGTGCCGTTTGCACCGTCCACGCCGAAGGTAAGGGTGTATTTGGGAAGCTGAGGCTCCGGAACCTCCGGGTTTTCAGGGACTGCCGGTTCCTGAGGATTGGGTAGCTGCGGTTTTTCAGGTACGGAACTTGCATTCCCCGAATTTTTATCCAGCATGTTCTTAAAAAACGGATTTTTACAAGCCGAAACCGATACCAAAAGTATCGCCAAAAATAAAACAAAATTTTTTTTCATATTCTAAATCCTCCGCTGATTCCTATTGCCCAGATTACGGGATAGCCGCCTCTTAGATAGGGTTCGATAAAAAAGTTGTTTATTGTAAATCGGTAACCGAATGCGGCTTCACCGAGGGCATACATAAAAAGTTTTGAAGGCTCACTTTCTTTTAGGCCGAAAACGGCACCGCCTTCCAATTGGATAAAAAAGCCCGAATCCCGTTTTTTTATCTTTAAAAAATCATAAAAGTTCCAACGGAATAAGAGAGCGGCATCAAAAATATGATGTTTTTTAAAGTCATTGGAATAAAGAGCCTTTGCTCCCAAGGATAGGTGCCCTATTTTGAGGTTTAAAGGAAGCATAAAAAGGGTGTAAAGCCCCGTGCCCATCGCATAACCGTCAGGCGAATTCATATTTGCCTCGGCTAAGAGTCCTAATGACCAGTTAAAAGTTTTTTTATCCCTATCGGCAAGGGAGATTCCCATTGAAGGTTTTTCAGGCTCGGGCGGTTTAGCCGAAACCTCACTCTCTTTTGCCGCAGATACTTTAGGCTCTTTTTTAGGTGCTTCCTTCCCAGGCGTTTTTGTAGGTACAGCCCTTTTAGGCTCTTCCTTTTTAAGTTCTTTTTTAGGTTCCGTATTTTCGCTCTCCTGTTTAGGCTTTTCAAGCTCGGCAGTTTCTATTTTAGAAAGCTCCGCCTGTGCTTTAGCAGGCTGTCCCAAAGGGAGTTTCAGTTTTTGATAAATCGCAAGTGTCCCCG
Proteins encoded in this window:
- the ffh gene encoding signal recognition particle protein → MLENITEKFSGIMRSLSGKSKITEKNIEDTIEEIKTALLDADVNLRVVRRFINATAEEAKGERVLKSVDPGQQFTKIVYDKMTSFLGDEKKALDLRGPDTQSVILFLGLQGSGKTTSAAKLALKLKNEGKKPLLVACDLVRPAAIEQLSVLGGNISVPVYKEETKDAVKVAKNALAFAKKNFYDTVIVDTAGRLQIDEDMMKEIVNIKSAVKPMETILVADSMTGQSAVDVAKEFDEQVGLSGLILTKFDSDTRGGAALSLKTITGKPIFYIGTGEKLEDLEPFYPDRIASRILGMGDIVSLVEKAQALYDEEEAEKLQKKMQSESFSLADMLMQLEQAEKMGPLESMLDMIPGLSGQIDKDKLDLSLLKRQKAIIQSMTLKERDNFRIIGPPRRKRIAKGSGTSVGDVNKLLKQFEKTRQMMRKVSKNKGLQAKMMSGGFFG
- a CDS encoding NAD(P)H-dependent glycerol-3-phosphate dehydrogenase; this encodes MNDKIAVIGAGSWGTAVACSLGKNGHRVVLWSHTAGVADSINTDHINEKYLPNHKLPKTVSASTDMEAVCKDAAFIFLASPSLYLTSTVEELLKFAPFSHDDGAMPYPTIAVLTKGFIPDENGEPKFIIDVLEEMLPDFYKNHLVYVAGPSHGEEVAEGKLTGLIAASQNPMCSIRCREILKSRNLLVYSSLDIIGVQVCAAAKNVVAVAFGVLDALTVTSDIFGDNTESLLLAAGLNEIQIIGRAMGATHPETFTSISGVGDLDVTCRSKYGRNRRFGNEIITKKILLSFENVDDLIKNIDKIGYLPEGVVACKYLNILAEKRNLKLPICSGLYKILNKELKPLDLIENLLKGDTK
- a CDS encoding ABC transporter substrate-binding protein, whose amino-acid sequence is MRNKSKLAGLLLIFLTLFAFSCKKNETYDVSVEDISLAEVLVKSKIVIGVSAYNPPMSFYNSKKELDGFDIDVFKEIADVMNIEAEFQTVNTGEVLQLITNGDIDCIASGFSYSDERTKYYEMTQPYLRNAVVLVTLKQKELKNLEDLKGKKIGGQKGSLGISVIKNNPELTAKIAYVRDTYNNITEVLGDLKNLGIDAGVADLSAIIEYLANEPDVYKIFGDALAMDYYVYAFKKGSLALKNEVEKNLLKLEQQGTLEKISRKWFGADRIILGK
- a CDS encoding substrate-binding periplasmic protein; this encodes MKKNLNYAKLVFILLLTVLELSACRPKAVRVRKKENDISLAKVFVKKELIIGVRDDYPPLSFLNLFTASVEGYDIELAQELCRRLKVKPVFKVIKWSRRKELLNNGDIDCIWGAFGYSKERAEAYSLTAPYIRAAIIFVVKDDSPYYSIQDIKEKKIGVLSASFMQSSLKKAEFTYGVFKNTVVYQKAIDAVAALDKGEVDCVVHDLLAINSLMKSRKERYRVINEAIASKDYIIAFRKGDIALMKAVESTLEEMAKSDFLEKTSKKWFDANISIVGR
- the pbp4b gene encoding penicillin binding protein PBP4B; the encoded protein is MKKVLCILFAALILSCRSAQISKIKIDPAKTDIYTSEKNKESFAGFQTEVSFPPEEEKYDPSILPNNFIPFKAYTGQGYLYFHTENVKKFLLYLNGKKIDTKKICKNKYTQIYIGDEVINGTNNLLITNIEAEKDDKGFSKTYTLSVKIPYPSIIKKEEKLNDVNYRAFQIIDDIMEAQTANGFPSIQLVVVKNGRMIKNSAYGYISTVDEFGEPLMQKNQKPITKETLFDLASNTKMYTVNFALQKLISEEKISIYDKVQDFFPDFKDKKKALFKGKSEITVEDLLKHQAGFPAGAQYYVNKKITQKKKTDKRQNKEIVLELICNTPLIYSPRTEVLYSDIDYMLLGLIIEKVTGLPLDQYTEENLYKPLNLSSICYEPLKKGFTKEDITTTEIRAVKRTKDEKFKDIKYMPVHGTVHDPEAYNAMDQVSGHAGLFANAESIAVLAQVMLNGGGYGNIKLFDSSVLNLFTSQGNFFSQAGLGWRRQGLNNSYAWAFSQLASANTIGHTGWTGTLTLIDPKEDLIIIIFTSAKNTPALFGKNLRGKYEGDFYLAKNYGAVTTLIYSAFKNYDNAMLDQMLIELAVGRNELINMIPEIYDNEGSRKDLTAIMESIKEQSKQSAVLKQFLKSEKAMAILAEIQSRYSKKNLAKKQTEGTAK